A genome region from Sphingobium sp. WTD-1 includes the following:
- a CDS encoding amino acid permease: MTNRSPRHPLLIALLRCKPVLDFIGDDPDAKPLARNIGLFQLTMLGVGATIGTGIFVALTTAVPEAGPAVTLSFVIAGITAALTALCYAEMASAVPASGSSYSYAYATMGELAAFLIGSCLLLEYGVSASAIAVGWGQYLNELLSISTGWRLPDIIARPPGAGGIVNLPAVLLVGLCLILLLRGTRESTTANAILVVAKLAVLALFVVVALAHFQPTNFHPFAPKGMVGIGAAASSIFFSYIGIDAVSTAGEEVRNPRRDLPLAIILSLLIVTAAYILVAVAAIGAQPWTEFAGQEAGLAVILHNLTGAGWPAVILSLGAIASIFSVTLVVIYGQTRILYAMGRDGLLPAFFCRVDPVRHVPRQNTWIVAIGVALLAAFVPLDVLVNLTSMGTLIAFGTVSIGVIILRRTRPDLPRGYKVPFYPILPIASTLFCAYLIFGLPADTYALFAVWVGAAALLYFGYSMRRSALAQR; this comes from the coding sequence ATGACGAACCGATCGCCCCGCCATCCGCTCCTGATCGCGCTGCTGCGCTGCAAGCCGGTGCTCGACTTCATCGGCGACGATCCCGACGCGAAGCCCCTCGCCCGCAATATCGGTCTGTTCCAGCTGACCATGCTGGGCGTCGGCGCGACCATCGGCACCGGCATCTTCGTCGCCCTGACCACCGCCGTGCCCGAAGCGGGGCCGGCGGTAACCCTGTCCTTCGTCATCGCCGGCATCACCGCCGCGCTGACCGCGCTCTGCTATGCCGAAATGGCCTCGGCCGTGCCGGCGTCGGGCTCCTCCTATTCCTATGCCTATGCGACCATGGGCGAACTCGCCGCCTTCCTGATCGGCAGCTGCCTGCTGCTGGAATATGGCGTCTCCGCCTCCGCCATCGCCGTGGGATGGGGGCAGTATCTCAACGAACTTCTCTCGATCAGCACCGGCTGGCGCCTGCCCGACATCATCGCCCGGCCGCCGGGTGCAGGCGGCATCGTCAACCTGCCCGCCGTGCTGCTGGTGGGCCTGTGCCTCATCCTGCTGCTGCGCGGCACGCGGGAATCGACCACCGCCAACGCCATATTGGTGGTCGCCAAGCTCGCCGTGCTGGCGCTGTTCGTGGTGGTCGCGCTCGCCCATTTCCAGCCGACCAATTTCCACCCCTTCGCGCCCAAGGGCATGGTCGGCATCGGCGCTGCGGCCTCCTCCATCTTCTTTTCCTATATCGGCATCGACGCGGTCTCGACCGCGGGCGAGGAAGTGCGCAATCCGCGTCGCGACCTGCCGCTTGCCATCATCCTGTCGCTGCTGATCGTCACCGCCGCCTATATATTGGTCGCGGTCGCGGCGATCGGCGCCCAGCCCTGGACCGAATTTGCCGGGCAGGAAGCGGGCCTGGCCGTCATCCTCCACAACCTCACCGGCGCGGGCTGGCCGGCGGTGATCCTGTCACTGGGCGCCATCGCCTCGATCTTCAGCGTCACTTTGGTGGTGATCTACGGCCAGACCCGCATCCTCTATGCCATGGGCCGCGACGGGCTGCTGCCCGCCTTCTTCTGCCGGGTCGATCCGGTGCGCCATGTGCCGCGCCAGAATACATGGATCGTCGCGATCGGCGTCGCCCTGCTCGCCGCCTTCGTGCCATTGGACGTGCTGGTCAACCTTACCAGCATGGGCACGCTGATCGCCTTTGGCACCGTGTCGATCGGCGTCATCATCCTGCGCCGCACCCGGCCGGACCTGCCACGCGGCTACAAGGTGCCCTTCTATCCGATCCTGCCGATCGCCAGCACGCTCTTCTGCGCCTATCTGATCTTCGGCCTGCCGGCCGACACCTATGCGCTGTTCGCGGTCTGGGTTGGTGCGGCCGCCCTGCTCTATTTCGGCTATTCGATGCGGCGCTCGGCACTGGCCCAGCGCTGA
- a CDS encoding ribonuclease HII: MPDFAHELIHHPGLVAGVDEAGRGPLAGPVVAAAVILRQEDCPEGLNDSKKLTAKRRAALEGEIKARALCWGLGIASVAEIDELNILWATMLAMTRAVEALGQECAHVLVDGNRCPNWRWPSTAVVEGDAKCLSIAAASILAKEERDRIMIAAAAEHPHYGWESNKGYGSAKHMAALREHGPTPLHRRSFSPVAQLLLI, encoded by the coding sequence ATGCCTGATTTCGCGCATGAACTGATCCATCATCCCGGCCTGGTCGCCGGAGTGGACGAGGCCGGGCGTGGGCCGCTGGCGGGGCCGGTGGTCGCGGCGGCCGTGATCCTGCGACAGGAGGATTGCCCCGAGGGCCTCAATGATTCCAAGAAGCTGACCGCCAAGCGCCGCGCCGCGCTGGAGGGGGAGATCAAGGCCCGCGCGCTGTGCTGGGGACTGGGCATCGCCAGTGTCGCGGAGATCGACGAACTCAACATATTATGGGCGACGATGCTGGCCATGACCCGCGCGGTCGAGGCGCTGGGGCAGGAGTGCGCCCATGTGTTGGTGGATGGCAATCGCTGTCCCAACTGGCGCTGGCCCTCGACCGCGGTGGTGGAGGGCGACGCCAAATGCCTGTCGATCGCCGCCGCATCGATCCTGGCCAAGGAAGAGCGCGACCGGATCATGATCGCCGCCGCCGCCGAGCATCCGCATTATGGCTGGGAGAGCAACAAGGGCTATGGCAGTGCCAAGCATATGGCGGCGCTGCGTGAGCATGGCCCGACGCCGCTGCACCGGCGCAGTTTTTCGCCGGTGGCGCAACTGCTGCTGATCTGA
- the ahpF gene encoding alkyl hydroperoxide reductase subunit F — protein sequence MLDTNLKGQLKAYLANITQPIELVASLDESAKSREMNELLAEIAELSDKVSLATGNDKRKPSFMIRRVGTDIGVTFAGLPMGHEFTSLVLALLQVGGHPSKAAQDLIQQVKDLDGDYAFETYFSLSCQNCPDVVQALNLMSVLNPRISHVAIDGGLFKDEVDARKVMAVPTIFLNGEPFGQGRMELEQIVAKIDSGAEAKAAEKIRKQDPFEVLVVGGGPAGAAAAIYSARKGIRTGVAAERFGGQVLDTMDIENFISVSRTEGPKLASALEAHVKDYDVEIMNLQKAAKLIPAKTEGGYHEIVLENGASLKGRTIILSTGARWRQMGVPGEDEYRNKGVAYCPHCDGPLFKGKRVAVIGGGNSGVEAAIDLAGIVAHVTLIEFDSQLRADAVLQRKLASLPNVKIITSALTTKVNGNGERVTGLSYKDRNSGTEHDVELEGIFVQIGLVPNTEWLKDTIALSPRGEIEIDARGETSQPGIFAAGDCTTVPYKQIVIAMGAGSTAALSAFDYLIRLPTAEEAAEAA from the coding sequence ATGTTGGACACAAATCTCAAAGGGCAGTTGAAAGCCTATCTGGCGAACATCACCCAGCCGATCGAGCTGGTGGCTTCGCTGGATGAAAGTGCCAAGTCGCGCGAAATGAACGAATTGCTGGCGGAAATCGCCGAGCTTTCGGACAAGGTCAGCCTCGCCACCGGCAATGACAAGCGCAAGCCCAGCTTCATGATCCGCCGCGTCGGCACCGATATCGGTGTGACCTTCGCCGGTCTGCCGATGGGCCATGAATTCACGTCGCTGGTGCTCGCCCTGCTGCAGGTCGGCGGTCACCCGTCCAAGGCTGCGCAGGATCTGATCCAGCAGGTCAAGGATCTGGACGGCGACTATGCCTTCGAGACCTATTTCTCGCTGTCGTGCCAGAACTGCCCCGACGTGGTGCAGGCGCTGAACCTGATGAGCGTGCTCAACCCGCGGATCAGCCATGTCGCGATCGACGGCGGCCTGTTCAAGGATGAGGTCGACGCCCGCAAGGTCATGGCCGTGCCGACCATCTTCCTCAACGGCGAACCCTTCGGCCAGGGCCGGATGGAGCTGGAGCAGATCGTCGCCAAGATCGACAGCGGTGCCGAGGCGAAGGCGGCCGAGAAGATCCGCAAGCAGGATCCGTTCGAGGTGCTGGTGGTCGGCGGTGGTCCCGCTGGCGCGGCAGCCGCGATCTATTCGGCGCGCAAGGGCATCCGCACCGGTGTCGCGGCCGAACGCTTCGGCGGCCAGGTGCTCGACACCATGGATATCGAGAATTTCATCTCGGTCAGCCGTACCGAGGGGCCCAAGCTCGCCTCGGCGCTGGAGGCGCACGTCAAGGATTATGACGTCGAGATCATGAACCTGCAGAAGGCGGCGAAGCTGATCCCGGCCAAGACCGAAGGCGGCTATCATGAGATCGTGCTGGAAAATGGCGCGTCGCTGAAGGGCCGCACCATCATCCTGTCGACCGGTGCCCGCTGGCGCCAGATGGGCGTGCCGGGAGAGGACGAATATCGCAACAAGGGCGTGGCTTATTGCCCGCACTGCGATGGTCCGCTGTTCAAGGGCAAGCGCGTGGCTGTGATCGGCGGCGGCAATAGCGGCGTCGAAGCCGCGATCGACCTGGCCGGCATCGTCGCCCATGTCACCCTGATCGAGTTTGACAGCCAGCTGCGCGCCGACGCGGTGCTGCAGCGCAAGCTCGCCAGCCTGCCCAACGTCAAGATCATCACCTCGGCGCTGACCACCAAGGTGAACGGCAATGGCGAGCGGGTGACCGGCCTCAGCTACAAGGACCGCAACAGCGGCACCGAGCATGATGTCGAGCTGGAAGGCATTTTCGTCCAGATCGGCCTCGTGCCGAACACCGAATGGCTCAAGGACACGATCGCCCTCTCGCCCCGTGGCGAGATCGAGATCGACGCGCGCGGCGAAACCAGCCAGCCCGGCATCTTCGCCGCCGGCGACTGCACCACGGTGCCCTACAAGCAGATCGTCATCGCCATGGGTGCGGGGTCAACCGCAGCCCTGTCGGCCTTCGACTATCTGATCCGTCTGCCCACTGCCGAGGAAGCGGCCGAAGCAGCCTGA
- the glmM gene encoding phosphoglucosamine mutase, protein MSRQYFGTDGIRGRTNQWPMTPQLAMKVGMAAGTHFQRGSHRHRVVIGKDTRLSGYMVENALVAGFTAVGMDVVQFGPIPTPAVAMLAHSMRADLGVMISASHNPYYDNGIKLFGPDGYKLSDEDELKIEALLNQDVPLAASKDIGRARRVEDARGRYIHAVKSSFPADLRLDGLKIVVDCANGAAYQVAPSAFWELGAEVVAVGVTPNGTNINDGCGSTSPLLCQETVVSSGADIGIALDGDADRLIVVDEKGQIVDGDQIMALIASNFARAGTLRGGGLVATIMSNLGLERFLTGQGIGLERTKVGDRYVLERMREGGFNVGGEQSGHMILSDYATTGDGTVAALQVLAALVRSGKPASETLHQFDPVPQLLKNVRFAGGKPLQDEAVQRVIAQAEAELNGSGRLVIRPSGTEPVIRVMAEGDREDQVKDVVERICAAVEKAAA, encoded by the coding sequence ATGAGCAGACAATATTTCGGCACTGACGGTATTCGTGGTCGCACCAACCAGTGGCCGATGACGCCGCAACTGGCGATGAAGGTCGGCATGGCGGCCGGCACCCATTTCCAGCGCGGCAGCCATCGCCACCGGGTGGTGATCGGCAAGGATACCCGCCTGTCGGGCTATATGGTCGAAAATGCGCTGGTCGCGGGCTTCACCGCGGTCGGCATGGACGTGGTCCAGTTCGGGCCGATCCCGACGCCGGCCGTCGCCATGCTCGCCCATTCGATGCGCGCCGACCTGGGCGTGATGATCTCGGCCAGCCACAATCCCTATTATGACAATGGCATCAAGCTGTTCGGCCCGGATGGCTACAAGCTGTCGGACGAGGATGAGCTGAAGATCGAGGCGCTGCTGAACCAGGATGTGCCGCTGGCTGCGTCCAAGGATATCGGCCGCGCCCGCCGCGTCGAGGACGCGCGTGGCCGCTATATCCATGCGGTCAAGTCGAGCTTCCCCGCCGACCTGCGCCTCGACGGCCTCAAGATCGTGGTCGATTGCGCCAACGGCGCCGCCTATCAGGTTGCGCCGTCGGCCTTCTGGGAATTGGGCGCCGAAGTGGTCGCCGTGGGCGTCACGCCCAACGGCACCAATATCAATGACGGCTGCGGATCGACCTCGCCCTTGCTGTGCCAGGAAACCGTCGTCTCCTCCGGCGCCGACATCGGCATTGCGCTGGACGGCGACGCGGACCGGCTGATCGTGGTCGATGAAAAAGGGCAGATTGTCGACGGCGACCAGATCATGGCGCTGATCGCATCCAATTTCGCGCGCGCCGGCACGCTGCGCGGCGGCGGGCTGGTGGCGACGATCATGTCGAACCTGGGCCTCGAACGTTTCCTGACCGGGCAGGGCATCGGCCTGGAGCGCACCAAGGTCGGCGATCGCTATGTGCTGGAGCGGATGCGCGAGGGCGGCTTCAATGTCGGCGGCGAACAGTCCGGTCATATGATCCTGTCGGACTATGCGACGACCGGCGACGGCACGGTGGCGGCGCTGCAGGTGCTGGCCGCCTTGGTCCGGTCGGGCAAGCCGGCGAGCGAGACGCTGCACCAGTTCGATCCGGTGCCGCAATTGCTGAAGAATGTCCGCTTCGCCGGTGGCAAGCCGCTGCAGGATGAAGCGGTGCAGCGCGTGATCGCCCAGGCCGAGGCGGAACTGAACGGATCGGGCCGGCTGGTCATCCGCCCGTCCGGCACCGAACCGGTGATCCGTGTCATGGCGGAAGGCGACCGCGAGGATCAGGTCAAGGACGTGGTCGAGCGCATCTGCGCCGCGGTCGAGAAGGCGGCGGCCTGA
- a CDS encoding DUF1272 domain-containing protein has translation MLEMRPDCERCGTDLPADEPGAFICSFECTWCAPCAEALDDRCPNCGGELMDRPTRMGKALANNPASTERKFKG, from the coding sequence ATGCTTGAAATGCGCCCCGATTGCGAACGCTGCGGCACTGACCTGCCGGCCGATGAGCCCGGCGCGTTCATCTGCTCGTTCGAATGCACCTGGTGCGCGCCCTGCGCCGAGGCGCTGGACGATCGCTGCCCCAATTGCGGCGGCGAACTGATGGACCGGCCGACCCGGATGGGCAAGGCGCTGGCGAACAACCCCGCCTCCACGGAGCGCAAGTTCAAGGGATGA
- the ahpC gene encoding alkyl hydroperoxide reductase subunit C, translating to MALINTPLQPFKATAFKEGKFVDVTDADVKGKWAVFFFYPADFTFVCPTELEDLADIYPTLQGMGVEVYSVSTDTHFCHKAWHDTSPAIGKINYYMLGDQNHDISNQFGVLREGVGLADRGTFVLDPEGVIQLVEITPEGVGRNAAELLRKIKALQYWTSHPGEVCPAKWEEGAETLAPSLDLVGKI from the coding sequence ATGGCTCTCATCAACACCCCCCTGCAGCCTTTCAAGGCAACCGCTTTCAAGGAAGGCAAGTTCGTCGACGTCACCGATGCCGACGTCAAGGGCAAGTGGGCCGTCTTCTTCTTCTACCCGGCCGACTTCACCTTCGTCTGCCCGACCGAGCTGGAAGACCTGGCCGACATCTACCCCACCCTGCAGGGCATGGGCGTGGAAGTCTATTCGGTGTCGACCGACACCCATTTTTGCCACAAGGCCTGGCACGACACCTCGCCGGCCATCGGCAAGATCAACTATTACATGCTGGGTGACCAGAACCACGACATCTCGAACCAGTTCGGCGTGCTGCGCGAAGGCGTCGGCCTGGCCGACCGCGGCACCTTCGTGCTCGATCCGGAAGGCGTGATCCAGCTGGTTGAAATCACCCCCGAGGGCGTGGGTCGCAACGCGGCCGAACTGCTGCGCAAGATCAAGGCGCTGCAGTATTGGACCAGCCATCCGGGCGAAGTCTGCCCCGCCAAGTGGGAAGAAGGCGCGGAAACCCTCGCCCCCTCGCTCGACCTCGTCGGCAAGATCTAA
- the betI gene encoding transcriptional regulator BetI — MRAKFVRESADVRRQALIDATAKCLAEKGVAGTSVRAICAAAGVSSGLLTHYFEGVDALILATYRDVGQRVSQAMDAAIAGAGDDPLDRLRAFLQANFRAPVLDADLLATWIAFWSLIKSNADVAAAHADIYAASRAQLEGLVTAAAPAFSPAQVRLKAIGLTALVDGLWLEYCLDPTSFSAAEAQQLVERAMVHALRDQ; from the coding sequence GTGAGAGCGAAATTCGTACGGGAGTCCGCCGATGTCCGGCGGCAGGCACTGATCGACGCAACGGCAAAATGTCTGGCGGAAAAGGGCGTGGCGGGCACGTCCGTCCGTGCCATCTGCGCCGCCGCGGGCGTATCGTCCGGCCTACTGACCCATTATTTCGAGGGCGTCGACGCGCTGATCCTCGCCACCTACCGCGATGTCGGACAGCGCGTATCCCAGGCTATGGATGCAGCGATCGCGGGCGCGGGCGACGATCCGCTGGACCGGCTGCGTGCCTTTCTCCAGGCCAATTTCCGCGCGCCCGTGCTCGACGCCGATCTGCTCGCCACCTGGATCGCCTTCTGGAGCCTGATCAAGTCCAACGCCGATGTCGCGGCCGCTCATGCCGACATCTATGCGGCCTCGCGCGCGCAGCTGGAGGGGCTGGTCACCGCCGCCGCGCCGGCCTTCTCCCCTGCGCAGGTACGGCTCAAGGCCATCGGCCTCACCGCGCTGGTCGACGGGCTGTGGCTGGAATATTGCCTCGACCCCACCAGTTTCAGCGCGGCGGAGGCACAGCAACTGGTCGAACGGGCCATGGTGCATGCCCTGCGGGATCAATGA
- the thiD gene encoding bifunctional hydroxymethylpyrimidine kinase/phosphomethylpyrimidine kinase, protein MTPARILIIAGSDSGGGAGIQADIKTVTLLGGHAMTAITAITAQNTLGVQGVHPVPTEMVLAQIDSVISDIGVDAVKIGMIGSAQTAAAVAERLALLDNVAIVFDPVMVATSGSLLADEATIAAFERLMAIATLVTPNIPELAALGGEEIAIRFATHVLAKGGHGEGPMLTDRLIGPRGVRKAWSNARIDTRHSHGTGCTLASAIATGLGQGLDLIEAVERGRKYVREALALAPGLGAGHGPMGNPFGFHAYA, encoded by the coding sequence ATGACGCCGGCCCGTATCCTAATCATTGCCGGGTCGGACAGTGGCGGCGGCGCCGGTATCCAGGCGGATATCAAGACGGTCACGCTGCTGGGCGGCCATGCCATGACCGCGATCACCGCGATCACCGCGCAGAACACGCTGGGCGTGCAGGGCGTCCACCCGGTGCCGACCGAGATGGTGCTGGCGCAGATAGACAGCGTGATCAGCGACATCGGCGTCGACGCGGTCAAGATCGGCATGATCGGTTCGGCGCAGACGGCGGCAGCGGTGGCCGAGCGGCTGGCGCTGCTCGACAATGTGGCGATCGTCTTCGATCCCGTCATGGTCGCGACCAGCGGATCGCTGTTGGCCGACGAGGCTACGATCGCGGCGTTCGAGCGGCTGATGGCCATCGCCACGCTGGTGACGCCCAATATCCCCGAACTGGCGGCGCTGGGCGGCGAGGAAATCGCGATCCGTTTTGCCACCCATGTGCTGGCCAAGGGCGGCCATGGCGAGGGGCCGATGCTGACCGACCGGCTGATCGGGCCGCGGGGTGTGCGCAAAGCATGGAGCAATGCGCGGATCGACACGCGACACAGCCATGGCACCGGCTGCACCCTGGCGAGCGCGATCGCGACCGGCCTGGGGCAGGGGCTGGACCTGATCGAAGCGGTCGAGCGTGGCCGCAAATATGTGCGCGAGGCACTGGCGCTGGCGCCGGGGCTGGGCGCAGGCCATGGCCCGATGGGCAATCCCTTCGGCTTCCACGCCTATGCCTGA
- a CDS encoding L,D-transpeptidase family protein, whose amino-acid sequence MSLARSGLSSLFLLVGALSLPVQAAAPVKRARPAAKAGALAPGGYRWLEEGPLDGPIHLVISIDRQMAHVYSGDRLVGMASVSTGMAGHSTPTGDYPILQKNQWHRSNLYSNAPMPFMQRLTWDGIALHAGHNPGYPASHGCIRLPYAFAQKLFGMTSLGGLVTVTRDRLHPSLTIEQMAAADAVAKVAAPAPAKPVLDIDPIIFVPRVSRR is encoded by the coding sequence ATGTCCTTAGCCCGTTCCGGCCTTTCCAGCCTGTTCCTGCTTGTCGGCGCGCTGTCGCTGCCGGTGCAGGCGGCTGCGCCGGTCAAGCGCGCGCGGCCGGCGGCCAAGGCTGGTGCGCTGGCGCCGGGTGGCTATCGCTGGCTGGAAGAAGGGCCGCTCGACGGGCCGATCCATCTGGTCATCAGCATCGATCGGCAGATGGCCCATGTCTATAGCGGCGACCGGCTGGTCGGCATGGCGAGCGTGTCGACCGGCATGGCCGGGCACAGCACGCCGACCGGCGACTATCCGATCCTGCAGAAGAATCAGTGGCACCGGTCCAATCTCTACAGCAATGCGCCCATGCCCTTCATGCAGCGGCTGACCTGGGACGGCATTGCGCTGCATGCTGGGCATAATCCGGGCTATCCGGCCAGCCATGGCTGCATCCGCCTGCCCTATGCCTTTGCCCAGAAGCTGTTCGGCATGACCAGCCTGGGTGGGCTGGTAACGGTGACCAGGGATCGGCTGCATCCCTCGCTGACGATCGAGCAGATGGCGGCGGCGGACGCCGTGGCCAAGGTCGCTGCGCCGGCGCCGGCAAAGCCGGTGCTGGATATCGACCCGATCATCTTCGTGCCGCGCGTATCGCGCCGCTGA